A stretch of Tripterygium wilfordii isolate XIE 37 chromosome 11, ASM1340144v1, whole genome shotgun sequence DNA encodes these proteins:
- the LOC120008565 gene encoding serine/threonine-protein kinase MPS1-like isoform X2 — MDREANLPVPSVQPTASKNIVPQIANSDRTSSASSSLSSSSPPPDFLRHVQAAFKRHRPLGTMQSSSIGPRRMFVPQHEASSSAASNVGSKVDTEKSHDVISRSQSHALRNSVVQPKTEATVVGETLEDASITTPSISGTLTKTFEDGFNPFGVQTAQFKPIAGHKNDNVKLPSHVEPQHLDGEKKGEVSSGMHTSSQKMEWDAGNQAEVSTLINHVSSKHNFQNPELDISLRSEGGDRGVSASLSKGSIVIQDQLHEFRSFLSQPATQFSVAGPLCATTTNVHSTSAPILNSMTYSSQLHPDTGSHARGQSVGDCNSNSQRLSQRNMVSSHKDTFGTLINQTGIAAQVSSLATDNHVGVNECDSSKKQEDCVPKENEMPKNPSARVDDLGDAQPRASLSDVKLEPSKSEKQQRVPSGKGTTVPRKKNYDPDLFFKVNGKLYQRLGKIGSGGSSEVHKVISSDCTIYALKKIKLKGRDYATAYGFCQEIEYLNKLKGKNNIIQLVDYEVTDKTLLREVMSGSMNYKDCRVKDDGCIYMVLEYGEIDLAHMLSQKWKELDGSDQTIDDNWLRFYWQQILQAVNTIHEERIVHSDLKPANFLLVKGSLKLIDFGIAKAIMSDTTNIQRDSQVGTLSYMSPEAFMCNESDANGNTIKCGRPSDIWSLGCILYQMVYGRTPFSEYRTFWAKFKVITDPNHEITYEPVSNPWLLDLMKKCLAWDRNERWRIPQLLQHPFLVPPVPLQPSLSQYNGCKLLQFIAESCANNQEAAMLSSQLKQLLVDPVIPLPSQSFPSQQCEFLSQISSLCSQLHDCLAKIRGQN, encoded by the exons ATGGACAGGGAGGCTAACCTTCCGGTCCCATCTGTGCAACCAACCGCTTCGAAGAATATAGTCCCTCAGATAGCTAATTCAGACAGGACATCATCGGCTTCTTCATcgctctcctcctcctctcctcCGCCGGATTTTCTCCGGCATGTTCAAGCGGCATTCAAGCGACACCGCCCTCTCG GTACAATGCAGTCAAGTAGTATAGGACCTAGGCGTATGTTTGTTCCCCAACATGAAGCATCTAGCAGCGCAGCTTCCAATGTGGGCTCTAAGGTGGACACTGAGAAGTCCCATGATGTTATTTCACGGAGCCAAAGTCATGCTTTGAGAAATTCAGTGGTACAACCAAAAACTGAAGCAACTGTTGTTGGGGAAACTTTGGAAGATGCATCAATTACGACACCTTCCATTTCCGGCACTCTCACCAAAACCTTTGAAGATGGTTTTAACCCATTTGGTGTTCAGACAGCTCAATTCAAGCCCATTGCTGGTCATAAAAATGACAATGTGAAATTGCCGTCGCATGTTGAGCCTCAACACCTTGATGGTGAGAAAAAAGGTGAAGTTTCAAGTGGAATGCATACCAGTTCTCAGA AAATGGAATGGGATGCAGGCAATCAAGCAGAGGTATCAACTCTCATCAATCACGTGTCAAGTAAGCATAATTTCCAGAACCCAGAACTGGATATCAGCTTAAGATCTGAAGGCGGGGACCGCGGGGTATCAGCTTCATTGTCAAAAGGGAGTATAGTTATTCAGGACCAGTTGCACGAGTTCAGAAGCTTTTTAAGCCAACCTGCCACTCAATTTTCAGTTGCTGGGCCACTTTGTGCTACCACAACGAATGTTCATTCAACTTCGGCACCCATACTTAATTCAATGACCTATAGTTCTCAGTTGCATCCAGATACTGGTTCTCATGCCAGAGGGCAGAGTGTGGGGGATTGCAATTCGAATTCTCAACGTCTATCTCAAAGGAATATGGTTTCGTCACATAAGGACACCTTTGGTACATTGATTAACCAGACAGGTATTGCAGCTCAGGTTTCTTCATTAGCTACTGATAATCATGTGGGAGTTAATGAGTGCGACTCATCTAAGAAGCAAGAAGACTGTGTGCCTAAGGAGAATGAAATGCCAAAGAATCCCTCTGCTCGTGTTGATGACTTAGGTGATGCACAACCTCGGGCTTCATTGTCTGATGTGAAGTTGGAGCCTTCAAAGTCAGAAAAACAGCAAAGGGTTCCAAGTGGTAAAGGTACAACAGTGCCtcgtaaaaaaaattatgatccaGACTTGTTCTTCAAAGTCAATGGAAAGCTTTACCAAAGACTTGGCAAGATAGGCAGTGGAGGTAGCAGTGAGGTCCACAAAGTCATCTCATCAGACTGTACAATATATGCACTTAAGAAAATCAAGCTCAAAGGTCGTGATTACGCAACAGCTTATGGGTTTTGTCAGGAAATTGAGTATTTAAACAAGCTGAAGGGAAAGAACAACATTATACAGTTAGTTGATTATGAG GTGACAGATAAAACCTTGCTCCGGGAAGTCATGAGTGGCTCCATGAATTATAAGGATTGCAGAGTCAAGGATGATGGATGCATATACATGGTACTTGAATATGGCGAAATTGATTTAGCTCACATGCTGTCGCAGAAATGGAAGGAACTGGATGGCTCTGACCAGACCATTGATGATAACTGGCTTCGATTTTACTGGCAG CAAATACTGCAAGCTGTAAATACAATTCATGAAGAGCGTATTGTGCACTCTGACCTGAAGCCAGCAAATTTTCTTCTTGTCAAAGGTTCTCTCAAGCTGATTGATTTCGGTATTGCGAAGGCAATAATGAGTGATACAACCAATATACAAAGGGATTCACAG GTTGGTACTTTGAGCTACATGTCTCCTGAGGCATTCATGTGCAATGAAAGTGATGCAAATGGAAACACTATTAAGTGTGGTCGGCCATCGGACATTTGGTCGCTTGGCTGCATACTTTATCAGATGGTATATGGGAGAACCCCCTTTTCTGAGTACAGAACATTCTGGGCTAAATTCAAAGTTATAACAGATCCAAACCATGAAATAACATACGAACCAGTTTCGAACCCATGGCTTCTTGATCTGATGAAAAAATGTCTGGCCTGGGATCGCAATGAAAGGTGGCGGATACCTCAACTACTTCAACATCCTTTTCTCGTGCCCCCTGTCCCACTGCAACCATCTTTATCGCAATACAACGGCTGCAAACTGCTTCAATTTATTGCTGAATCTTGTGCCAATAACCAGGAAGCTGCCATGCTGTCCAGTCAGCTCAAGCAACTATTGGTTGACCCAGTTATACCTCTACCATCTCAGTCATTTCCTTCTCAACAATGTGAGTTTCTTTCACAAATTTCATCGCTTTGCTCTCAGCTTCATGATTGTTTAGCGAAAATTAGAGGGCAGAACTAA
- the LOC120008565 gene encoding serine/threonine-protein kinase MPS1-like isoform X1, whose protein sequence is MDREANLPVPSVQPTASKNIVPQIANSDRTSSASSSLSSSSPPPDFLRHVQAAFKRHRPLGTMQSSSIGPRRMFVPQHEASSSAASNVGSKVDTEKSHDVISRSQSHALRNSVVQPKTEATVVGETLEDASITTPSISGTLTKTFEDGFNPFGVQTAQFKPIAGHKNDNVKLPSHVEPQHLDGEKKGEVSSGMHTSSQRADVQMAIELENLSSHMDSLALTEMEWDAGNQAEVSTLINHVSSKHNFQNPELDISLRSEGGDRGVSASLSKGSIVIQDQLHEFRSFLSQPATQFSVAGPLCATTTNVHSTSAPILNSMTYSSQLHPDTGSHARGQSVGDCNSNSQRLSQRNMVSSHKDTFGTLINQTGIAAQVSSLATDNHVGVNECDSSKKQEDCVPKENEMPKNPSARVDDLGDAQPRASLSDVKLEPSKSEKQQRVPSGKGTTVPRKKNYDPDLFFKVNGKLYQRLGKIGSGGSSEVHKVISSDCTIYALKKIKLKGRDYATAYGFCQEIEYLNKLKGKNNIIQLVDYEVTDKTLLREVMSGSMNYKDCRVKDDGCIYMVLEYGEIDLAHMLSQKWKELDGSDQTIDDNWLRFYWQQILQAVNTIHEERIVHSDLKPANFLLVKGSLKLIDFGIAKAIMSDTTNIQRDSQVGTLSYMSPEAFMCNESDANGNTIKCGRPSDIWSLGCILYQMVYGRTPFSEYRTFWAKFKVITDPNHEITYEPVSNPWLLDLMKKCLAWDRNERWRIPQLLQHPFLVPPVPLQPSLSQYNGCKLLQFIAESCANNQEAAMLSSQLKQLLVDPVIPLPSQSFPSQQCEFLSQISSLCSQLHDCLAKIRGQN, encoded by the exons ATGGACAGGGAGGCTAACCTTCCGGTCCCATCTGTGCAACCAACCGCTTCGAAGAATATAGTCCCTCAGATAGCTAATTCAGACAGGACATCATCGGCTTCTTCATcgctctcctcctcctctcctcCGCCGGATTTTCTCCGGCATGTTCAAGCGGCATTCAAGCGACACCGCCCTCTCG GTACAATGCAGTCAAGTAGTATAGGACCTAGGCGTATGTTTGTTCCCCAACATGAAGCATCTAGCAGCGCAGCTTCCAATGTGGGCTCTAAGGTGGACACTGAGAAGTCCCATGATGTTATTTCACGGAGCCAAAGTCATGCTTTGAGAAATTCAGTGGTACAACCAAAAACTGAAGCAACTGTTGTTGGGGAAACTTTGGAAGATGCATCAATTACGACACCTTCCATTTCCGGCACTCTCACCAAAACCTTTGAAGATGGTTTTAACCCATTTGGTGTTCAGACAGCTCAATTCAAGCCCATTGCTGGTCATAAAAATGACAATGTGAAATTGCCGTCGCATGTTGAGCCTCAACACCTTGATGGTGAGAAAAAAGGTGAAGTTTCAAGTGGAATGCATACCAGTTCTCAGA GGGCCGATGTTCAAATGGCCATTGAATTGGAGAACTTATCATCTCATATGGATTCACTTGCATTGACAGAAATGGAATGGGATGCAGGCAATCAAGCAGAGGTATCAACTCTCATCAATCACGTGTCAAGTAAGCATAATTTCCAGAACCCAGAACTGGATATCAGCTTAAGATCTGAAGGCGGGGACCGCGGGGTATCAGCTTCATTGTCAAAAGGGAGTATAGTTATTCAGGACCAGTTGCACGAGTTCAGAAGCTTTTTAAGCCAACCTGCCACTCAATTTTCAGTTGCTGGGCCACTTTGTGCTACCACAACGAATGTTCATTCAACTTCGGCACCCATACTTAATTCAATGACCTATAGTTCTCAGTTGCATCCAGATACTGGTTCTCATGCCAGAGGGCAGAGTGTGGGGGATTGCAATTCGAATTCTCAACGTCTATCTCAAAGGAATATGGTTTCGTCACATAAGGACACCTTTGGTACATTGATTAACCAGACAGGTATTGCAGCTCAGGTTTCTTCATTAGCTACTGATAATCATGTGGGAGTTAATGAGTGCGACTCATCTAAGAAGCAAGAAGACTGTGTGCCTAAGGAGAATGAAATGCCAAAGAATCCCTCTGCTCGTGTTGATGACTTAGGTGATGCACAACCTCGGGCTTCATTGTCTGATGTGAAGTTGGAGCCTTCAAAGTCAGAAAAACAGCAAAGGGTTCCAAGTGGTAAAGGTACAACAGTGCCtcgtaaaaaaaattatgatccaGACTTGTTCTTCAAAGTCAATGGAAAGCTTTACCAAAGACTTGGCAAGATAGGCAGTGGAGGTAGCAGTGAGGTCCACAAAGTCATCTCATCAGACTGTACAATATATGCACTTAAGAAAATCAAGCTCAAAGGTCGTGATTACGCAACAGCTTATGGGTTTTGTCAGGAAATTGAGTATTTAAACAAGCTGAAGGGAAAGAACAACATTATACAGTTAGTTGATTATGAG GTGACAGATAAAACCTTGCTCCGGGAAGTCATGAGTGGCTCCATGAATTATAAGGATTGCAGAGTCAAGGATGATGGATGCATATACATGGTACTTGAATATGGCGAAATTGATTTAGCTCACATGCTGTCGCAGAAATGGAAGGAACTGGATGGCTCTGACCAGACCATTGATGATAACTGGCTTCGATTTTACTGGCAG CAAATACTGCAAGCTGTAAATACAATTCATGAAGAGCGTATTGTGCACTCTGACCTGAAGCCAGCAAATTTTCTTCTTGTCAAAGGTTCTCTCAAGCTGATTGATTTCGGTATTGCGAAGGCAATAATGAGTGATACAACCAATATACAAAGGGATTCACAG GTTGGTACTTTGAGCTACATGTCTCCTGAGGCATTCATGTGCAATGAAAGTGATGCAAATGGAAACACTATTAAGTGTGGTCGGCCATCGGACATTTGGTCGCTTGGCTGCATACTTTATCAGATGGTATATGGGAGAACCCCCTTTTCTGAGTACAGAACATTCTGGGCTAAATTCAAAGTTATAACAGATCCAAACCATGAAATAACATACGAACCAGTTTCGAACCCATGGCTTCTTGATCTGATGAAAAAATGTCTGGCCTGGGATCGCAATGAAAGGTGGCGGATACCTCAACTACTTCAACATCCTTTTCTCGTGCCCCCTGTCCCACTGCAACCATCTTTATCGCAATACAACGGCTGCAAACTGCTTCAATTTATTGCTGAATCTTGTGCCAATAACCAGGAAGCTGCCATGCTGTCCAGTCAGCTCAAGCAACTATTGGTTGACCCAGTTATACCTCTACCATCTCAGTCATTTCCTTCTCAACAATGTGAGTTTCTTTCACAAATTTCATCGCTTTGCTCTCAGCTTCATGATTGTTTAGCGAAAATTAGAGGGCAGAACTAA
- the LOC120008636 gene encoding uncharacterized protein LOC120008636, whose amino-acid sequence MARPRNPKNPMKEIQEDQNKKAQKLEKSPSWTVMRGLFTSKYLQPQKLQQQQKPEKHENQKPEKHQKQNKEQKQNRQEQATEEANKKCKKMKCSGSLCSNTKVMHRPEAVTPSPEVRRKRTSMGSINNESSRRVMKTPLHELNGIVSTTNSSFSPSSNSSIGGSFRGMPFRRFSGCYECRMVVDPVLGFTRERSTICPCPECGEIFMKPENLELHQAVMHAVSELGPEDTSKNIVEIIFQSSWLKKQNPVCKIDRILKVQNTQRTISKFEEYRESIKEKANKHPRKHPRCIADGNELLRFHCTTFTCSLGLNGSSNLCNSIPNCKVCSIIKNGFKIPEVSSEGDNENGILTTATSGKAHDKAEAEDGNDKRAMLVCRVIAGRVKKGMEGSMDEYDSVAGAVGLYSNLDELYVFNPKAILPCFVVMYGGF is encoded by the exons ATGGCTAGACCCAGAAACCCAAAAAACCCAATGAAGGAAATCCAAGAAGACCAGAACAAAAAGGCTCAAAAATTGGAGAAATCACCTTCCTGGACGGTTATGAGAGGGCTTTTCACCTCTAAATACCTCCAACCTCAGAAACTGCAGCAACAACAGAAGCCAGAGAAGCATGAAAATCAGAAGCCAGAGAAGCATCAGAAGCAAAACAAAGAGCAAAAGCAGAACCGTCAAGAACAAGCTACAGAGGAGGCTAACAAGAAATGCAAGAAAATGAAGTGTTCAGGGTCATTATGCAGCAACACAAAGGTCATGCACAGGCCTGAAGCAGTAACACCATCCCCTGAAGTTCGGAGAAAGAGGACTTCTATGGGTTCAATCAATAATGAATCTTCTAGACGGGTCATGAAAACTCCTTTACATGAACTCAATGGGATTGTTTCTACAACAAACTCTTCATTCTCTCCATCTTCCAATTCCTCCATTGGAGGGTCTTTTAGAGGAATGCCATTCAGAAGATTTTCCGGCTGTTATGAGTGTAGAATGGTGGTTGATCCTGTTCTTGGATTCACTAGAGAGAGGAGCACCATTTGTCCTTGTCCTGAATGTGGTGAGATCTTCATGAAACCTGAAAATCTGGAGCTTCATCAAGCTGTTATGCATGCAG TTTCTGAACTGGGTCCAGAAGACACAAGCAAGAACATAGTGGAGATCATATTCCAATCAAGCTGGCTAAAGAAACAAAATCCAGTCTGCAAAATAGACCGCATCCTCAAAGTCCAGAACACACAAAGGACCATCTCCAAATTCGAAGAATACCGAGAATCCATCAAAGaaaaggccaacaaacacccaaGGAAACACCCAAGATGTATAGCTGACGGCAATGAACTCCTCAGGTTCCATTGCACCACATTTACATGCTCACTAGGCCTAAATGGTTCCTCCAACTTGTGCAACTCAATCCCAAACTGCAAAGTTTGTAGCATTATCAAGAATGGGTTCAAGATCCCTGAAGTGTCCAGTGAAGGTGACAATGAAAATGGAATTTTAACCACCGCGACAAGCGGTAAGGCCCATGACAAGGCCGAAGCAGAGGATGGTAATGACAAGAGGGCAATGCTGGTCTGCAGGGTGATTGCGGGGAGGGTAAAGAAGGGCATGGAGGGAAGCATGGACGAGTACGACTCAGTGGCTGGTGCTGTGGGTTTATACTCTAACTTAGACGAGTTGTATGTGTTCAATCCTAAAGCTATTTTGCCTTGTTTTGTTGTTATGTATGGAGGGTTTTAG